Proteins encoded by one window of Chromobacterium violaceum ATCC 12472:
- a CDS encoding ABC transporter ATP-binding protein: protein MNHPEKKKAVLAASELAKQVHFRGDVLHILRSASLTLYPGESVAIVGTSGSGKSTLLSLLAGLDHPSDGEVALFGKPLSRLSEDARALLRRDRVGFVFQNFQLLPQLTALENVMLPLELAGRNDAREAARQMLERVGLSARLGHYPRHLSGGEQQRVALARAFVIHPGLLFADEPTGNLDPHTGRQIIDLLFQLNAEQGTALVLVTHDTELASRCDAIYRLVDGKLNGARAE from the coding sequence ATGAACCATCCTGAGAAAAAGAAGGCGGTGTTGGCCGCCAGCGAGTTGGCGAAACAAGTGCATTTCCGCGGCGACGTGCTGCACATCCTGCGCAGCGCCTCGCTGACGCTGTATCCGGGCGAGAGCGTGGCCATCGTCGGCACCTCGGGCTCGGGCAAGTCCACGCTGCTGTCGCTGCTGGCCGGCCTCGACCACCCCAGCGACGGCGAGGTGGCGCTGTTCGGCAAGCCGCTGTCCCGGCTCAGCGAGGATGCCCGCGCGCTGCTCAGGCGCGACCGGGTGGGCTTCGTGTTCCAGAACTTCCAGCTCCTGCCGCAATTGACCGCGCTGGAGAATGTCATGCTGCCACTGGAGCTGGCCGGGCGCAACGACGCGCGCGAGGCGGCCAGGCAGATGCTGGAGCGGGTGGGGCTGTCGGCGCGGCTGGGCCACTATCCGCGCCACCTGTCCGGCGGCGAGCAGCAGCGGGTGGCGCTGGCGCGCGCTTTCGTCATCCATCCCGGCCTCCTGTTCGCCGACGAGCCCACCGGCAACCTCGATCCGCACACCGGCCGCCAGATCATAGACCTGCTGTTCCAGCTCAACGCCGAGCAGGGCACGGCGCTGGTGCTGGTCACCCACGACACCGAGCTGGCCAGCCGCTGCGACGCGATTTACCGTCTGGTGGACGGCAAGCTGAACGGAGCGCGCGCCGAATGA
- a CDS encoding arylesterase translates to MRSIVCKMLFPLLLLWQLPALAATVLVFGDSLSAGYGLAPGQGWAALLARDLSPRHKVVNASVSGETSAGGLSRLPDALARHQPDVLVLELGANDGLRGLPMADMRRNLQRMIDLAQARKAKVLLVGMALPPNYGPRYGAEFRAVYDDLARRNRLAYVPLLVEGFAGDLGAFQPDGLHPRAEKQATMMRTVKAKLPVK, encoded by the coding sequence ATGCGCTCTATCGTCTGCAAAATGCTGTTCCCTTTGTTGCTGCTGTGGCAGCTGCCCGCCCTGGCCGCCACCGTGCTGGTGTTCGGCGACAGCCTGTCCGCCGGCTACGGCCTGGCCCCGGGCCAGGGATGGGCGGCGCTGCTGGCGCGCGACCTCTCGCCCCGGCACAAGGTGGTCAACGCCAGCGTGTCCGGCGAAACCAGCGCCGGCGGCCTGTCCAGGCTGCCCGACGCGCTCGCCCGCCACCAGCCCGACGTGCTGGTGCTGGAACTCGGCGCCAACGATGGCCTGCGCGGCCTGCCGATGGCTGACATGAGGCGCAACCTGCAGCGGATGATAGACCTGGCCCAGGCGCGCAAGGCCAAGGTGCTGCTGGTGGGCATGGCGCTGCCACCCAACTATGGCCCCCGCTACGGCGCCGAGTTCCGCGCCGTTTATGACGATTTGGCCCGCCGCAACCGCCTGGCCTACGTGCCGCTGCTGGTCGAGGGCTTCGCCGGCGACCTCGGCGCCTTCCAGCCCGACGGCCTGCATCCCCGCGCGGAGAAGCAGGCCACCATGATGCGCACGGTCAAGGCAAAACTGCCAGTGAAATAA
- a CDS encoding MFS transporter has product MPQAALLRRLSRPYRGLPPSVYIQVVCSFINNVGGISKLFLPLYLRESYQLPYNQIGMLMAFYGAGMLAGSLKGGSLTDRFDSRALGVLALAVSGLCMVLLALRIPVWLFMPVLVLSGMADGGFRPINQRLALEPCAPQQRPVAQGMMRVAFNLGVAIAGVSSGFLAAYGYQWVYAANAAGTLLGACWMACSYARRVESTRPQRRRADDEDALAGPWRDASFLRSILALVLITLAFDQMYVTLALFLREHYQLGPQWVGYLFTLNGLMVVALQIPISRRILRWGLARSTQLGVLLTGCSFLWLNAGHGVPWAVLMMMTLTFGELLLSPSYAHLVMHRSEGRLRGSYLGLYNAAWNGRTLVAPALGTALYGQFGGQMLWWLCALAACLGVAIQHGALKAMLAPAAERG; this is encoded by the coding sequence ATGCCTCAAGCCGCTTTGCTACGCCGTCTTTCCCGTCCCTACCGCGGCCTGCCGCCCAGCGTCTACATCCAGGTCGTCTGCAGCTTCATCAACAACGTGGGCGGCATCTCCAAGCTGTTCCTGCCGCTGTATCTGCGCGAGAGCTACCAGCTACCCTACAACCAGATCGGCATGCTGATGGCTTTCTACGGCGCCGGCATGCTGGCCGGTTCGCTGAAGGGCGGCAGCCTGACCGACCGCTTCGACAGCCGCGCGCTGGGCGTGCTGGCCCTGGCCGTGTCCGGCCTGTGCATGGTTTTGCTGGCGTTGCGGATTCCGGTGTGGCTGTTCATGCCGGTGCTGGTGCTGTCCGGCATGGCCGACGGCGGCTTCCGGCCGATCAACCAACGGCTGGCGCTGGAGCCCTGCGCGCCGCAGCAGCGTCCGGTGGCCCAGGGCATGATGCGGGTAGCCTTCAACCTGGGCGTGGCCATCGCCGGCGTCAGCAGCGGCTTCCTCGCCGCCTATGGCTACCAATGGGTGTACGCCGCCAATGCCGCCGGCACGCTGCTGGGTGCCTGCTGGATGGCCTGTTCCTACGCCCGCCGCGTGGAAAGCACCCGTCCGCAGAGGCGCCGGGCCGATGATGAAGACGCTTTGGCCGGCCCCTGGCGCGACGCGAGCTTTCTGCGCAGCATCCTGGCGCTGGTGCTGATCACGCTGGCCTTCGACCAGATGTACGTCACGCTGGCGCTGTTCCTGCGCGAACACTACCAACTGGGGCCGCAATGGGTCGGCTACCTGTTCACCCTCAACGGCCTGATGGTGGTGGCGCTGCAGATTCCGATCAGCCGGCGCATCCTGCGCTGGGGGCTGGCGCGCAGCACCCAGCTGGGCGTGCTGCTGACCGGCTGCTCCTTCCTGTGGCTGAACGCCGGCCACGGCGTGCCGTGGGCGGTGCTGATGATGATGACGCTGACCTTCGGCGAGCTGTTGCTGTCGCCCAGCTACGCCCATCTGGTGATGCACCGCTCCGAGGGCAGGCTGCGCGGCAGCTACCTGGGACTCTACAACGCGGCATGGAACGGAAGAACGCTGGTCGCGCCGGCGCTGGGCACCGCGCTCTATGGCCAGTTCGGAGGGCAAATGCTATGGTGGCTGTGCGCGCTGGCCGCCTGCCTGGGCGTGGCCATCCAGCACGGCGCGCTGAAAGCCATGCTCGCCCCCGCGGCGGAAAGGGGCTAA
- a CDS encoding GGDEF domain-containing protein yields MTRIDREPIVFGRQEAELAREMVGMLRLSIWQSFLTIPLFVLLMLPQVPWVRGLAWALPFLAMQLWLRKLCERFGNEPLSLWQTWRRYLALRGVMLANSMAWPAIMWLMLPDQDEPYRMVTLLWLVGASALLSLLLAPCRDMLRAHLVGYWAYPLYRLYSEGGSLYLALMVGSAIYILVQWEFLQSFHRQLQDTANLSERNESMLASVQALHRESMGKKALLEKRQQVLQSALQQMKKLAESDALTGCYNQRALRERLDRCAEASLASGRPWSLAMLDLDHFKQVNDTFGHLAGDRLLCQTARLIESRLPEGCILARYGGEEFAVLAPDRDGLELLSLMEEVRTLLSTSSLEGLPVGRVQTMSVGVVGCQPGDLVRQCLKRADVALYRAKQGGRNRVCLASPMDDI; encoded by the coding sequence ATGACGCGGATCGATCGCGAGCCTATCGTCTTCGGCCGGCAGGAGGCGGAGCTGGCGCGGGAGATGGTGGGCATGCTCAGGCTGTCGATTTGGCAATCCTTCCTCACCATTCCCTTGTTCGTGCTGCTGATGCTGCCCCAGGTGCCGTGGGTGAGGGGGCTGGCATGGGCGCTGCCTTTCCTGGCGATGCAGTTGTGGCTGCGCAAGTTGTGCGAGCGCTTCGGCAACGAGCCATTGTCCTTGTGGCAGACCTGGCGCCGCTACCTGGCGCTGCGGGGGGTGATGCTGGCGAACAGCATGGCTTGGCCCGCCATCATGTGGCTGATGCTGCCAGACCAGGACGAGCCGTACCGGATGGTGACCCTGCTGTGGCTGGTGGGCGCCTCGGCGCTGCTTTCCCTGCTGTTGGCGCCATGCCGGGACATGCTGCGCGCCCATTTGGTCGGATACTGGGCGTATCCCTTGTACCGGCTTTACAGTGAGGGCGGCAGCCTGTACCTGGCCCTGATGGTGGGGTCCGCCATCTATATCCTGGTGCAATGGGAATTCCTGCAGAGTTTTCACCGCCAGCTGCAGGATACCGCCAACCTGAGCGAGCGCAACGAGAGCATGCTGGCCTCGGTGCAGGCCCTGCATCGGGAGAGCATGGGCAAAAAGGCCCTGCTGGAAAAGCGGCAGCAGGTGCTGCAGAGCGCGCTGCAGCAGATGAAAAAGCTTGCGGAGAGCGATGCCCTGACCGGCTGCTACAACCAGCGGGCATTGCGCGAGAGGCTGGACCGCTGCGCCGAAGCCAGCCTGGCCAGCGGACGTCCCTGGTCGCTGGCGATGCTGGATCTCGACCATTTCAAGCAGGTGAACGATACCTTCGGCCACCTGGCGGGGGACCGGCTGCTGTGTCAGACGGCCAGGCTGATCGAAAGCCGCTTGCCGGAAGGCTGCATTCTGGCGCGATACGGCGGCGAGGAGTTCGCGGTGCTGGCGCCGGACCGGGACGGGCTGGAGCTGCTGAGCCTGATGGAGGAGGTGAGGACCCTGCTTTCCACGTCCAGCCTGGAGGGGTTGCCGGTGGGACGGGTGCAGACGATGTCGGTGGGGGTGGTAGGCTGCCAGCCGGGCGACCTGGTGCGGCAATGCCTGAAGCGGGCCGACGTGGCGCTGTACCGCGCCAAGCAGGGCGGGCGCAACCGGGTCTGCCTGGCGTCTCCGATGGATGACATCTAG
- a CDS encoding GGDEF domain-containing protein: MQATRRRMVERESRLQVMRASGDCLPYAFPGVLVLQALQWGHAPTIGLLRWGMLIYPLLALEYLITMLARRCRDDDDDRVAVLYRSFVACLLASSLGWGSSAWLIMRDDDITYALVVLLWMLAISAVQGALLIGKRRLFYLFEGILGALMLTRLFDSHDQLLHLVGVSVLVFSGVLIQFTAHLHRFLVESIKNRVDNQLLSWRLGEERAQLDDCNAQLERQNDELDATLLRIRELTVRDPLTGVFNMRALTPELERLLQRSEEQGAPFALSIIDLDYFKRINDECGHPTGDEVLQQLCRIVSATLKPGEVFARYGGEEFLLVTPDCNGGEHFRRMDALRSAIADYDWTPLTGILPVTISCGVASWYPGTDLGAMLQRADSALYMAKAQGRNRVCSEKDAI; encoded by the coding sequence GTGCAAGCGACCAGGCGGCGAATGGTGGAGCGGGAATCCAGGCTGCAGGTGATGCGCGCCTCCGGCGACTGCCTGCCCTATGCCTTTCCCGGCGTGCTGGTGCTGCAGGCGCTGCAATGGGGCCATGCGCCCACCATTGGCTTGCTGCGCTGGGGCATGCTCATCTATCCGCTGCTGGCGCTGGAGTACCTGATCACCATGCTGGCCAGGCGTTGCCGCGACGACGACGACGACCGCGTCGCCGTCCTGTATCGCAGCTTTGTCGCCTGCCTGCTGGCGAGCAGCCTGGGATGGGGCAGCTCGGCCTGGCTGATCATGCGCGACGACGACATCACCTACGCCTTGGTGGTATTGCTGTGGATGCTGGCGATCAGCGCGGTGCAGGGCGCGTTGCTGATCGGCAAGCGCAGGCTGTTCTACCTGTTCGAAGGAATCTTGGGGGCGCTGATGCTGACGCGTCTGTTCGACTCCCATGACCAGCTGCTGCACCTGGTCGGGGTGTCTGTGCTGGTCTTCAGCGGCGTGCTGATCCAGTTCACCGCCCATCTGCATCGTTTCCTGGTGGAATCGATCAAGAATCGGGTCGATAACCAGCTGTTGTCCTGGCGGCTGGGAGAGGAACGCGCGCAGCTGGACGACTGCAATGCGCAGCTGGAGCGGCAGAACGACGAGCTCGACGCCACCTTGCTGCGGATACGCGAGCTGACGGTTCGCGATCCGTTGACCGGTGTCTTCAACATGCGGGCGTTGACGCCCGAGCTGGAGCGCCTGCTGCAGCGTTCCGAGGAGCAGGGCGCGCCGTTCGCGCTGTCCATCATCGACCTGGATTACTTCAAACGCATCAACGACGAATGCGGCCACCCGACCGGCGACGAGGTGCTGCAGCAGCTGTGCCGGATCGTCAGCGCCACGCTGAAGCCAGGCGAAGTGTTCGCCCGCTACGGCGGCGAGGAATTCCTGCTCGTGACGCCGGATTGCAACGGCGGCGAGCATTTCCGCCGCATGGACGCCTTGCGCTCGGCCATCGCCGATTACGACTGGACGCCATTGACCGGCATCCTGCCGGTGACCATCTCCTGCGGGGTGGCCAGCTGGTATCCGGGCACCGATCTGGGCGCGATGCTGCAGCGGGCGGACAGCGCCTTGTACATGGCCAAGGCGCAGGGGCGCAATCGGGTCTGCTCCGAGAAGGACGCGATATGA